The DNA segment CCTCCTCGCTCATCTCGTTTACCGCCACCATCATCTTGTTCATCACATCATGAACATCACCAACAATGGGAATGTGTACCTTGACATTTTTACTGATGGATGTGGGATCAATATCAATATGGATAATTTTGGCGTCCGGGGCAAATTCATCAATCCGTCCGGTTACCCGATCATCAAAACGGGCACCGATGGCGACCAGTACATCAGATTCAGTAACAGCCATATTCGCCCGGTAAGTCCCGTGCATACCGAGCATCCCCAGGGAAAGAGCATGGGTTTCCGGAAAAGCTCCCAGACCCATCAGAGTGGTGGTAACCGGAATCTGCAGGCGGACGGCCAGCTCGGTAATAACACCGGCGGCATTGGACAAAATCGCCCCTCCGCCGACATAAAAAACCGGCCGTTTAGCTTTCAGCAGCGCCCGGACAGCTTTCCGCAGTTGACCGGGATGTCCTTCATAGGTAGGACTATAACCCCGCAAAGATACGCTTTCCGGATATTCAAAAATGGTCGTATCAACCAGCACGTCTTTAGGTAAATCGATAAGCACCGGCCCAGGTCTCCCCGAACGGGCGATATGGAAAGCCTCTTTGATGATCCGCGGCAGTTCCCTGACATCCTTGACCAGGTAATTATGCTTGGTGCATGGGCGGGTAATGCCAACGATATCCGCTTCTTGAAAGGCATCATTACCAATGAGCGCGGTCGGTACCTGGCCGGTAAAGACCACCACCGGGATAGAATCCATATAAGCGGTGGCCAGACCGGTCACCGTATTGGTGGCTCCCGGCCCGGAAGTAACCAGAGCAACACCAACCTCACCGGTTGCCCGGGCATAGCCATCGGCGGCATGAACCGCCGCCTGTTCATGACGAACCAGATAATGTTTCAACTCATAATTGGGCAATTCATCGTAGAGATTTATAACCGCACCGCCGGGATAGCCAAAAACGGCTTTAACCCCTTCTATCTGCAATGACTGCAAGACAATCTGCGCCCCGGTTTTCTTCACCATGTCCTCCTGTTATGCCATTTTACAGGTCTGGGGACATGACCCGATTTATCTTTATCAAATCGGGATCGTGTCCCCCGATCTCTGATATTTCGTCATCAGCCGAAACATCCGGTCTTTAGCCTTAAGTTTCAATTTTTTCAAGCGAGCAACATCCAACTCCTCGTCGGTCGTCAGGAATGTTTTGCCGGCAAAACTACCTAATTGCCGCTCATATTCCCGATGTTCCTGGAAAACCCGCTTAAATTCCTCATGCTGCCGGCACAATTTTTCAATCAGACGTTCATCGGAAAGCGACATACACTACCCCTTTTCGAAAGCGTCAAGACATATTATTAACTCCAAGTGTATCTGAATCGTCTTCTTTAGTCAAGACTACCAGGAAGGGTTTTTTCAGGGAGCCAGCGGTACCATTTCCAAAGCAGTTGCTTCGGAAAATCCCAGCATCAGATTCATGTTCTGTACCGCCTGGCCGGCGGCACCCTTGACCAGATTATCGATGACCGTCACCACGATCAGCAGACCTTCCTCCGGCTTGAGTACCAGACCCAGGTCACAAAAATTCGAGCCCCGAACGGCCGCCACCGTCGGTAATATCCCCGTCGGCAACAACCTGACAAAAGGCTCATGGCCATAACAGCTTTCATAGAGCGAAATAAGTTCATCCGCTTGACATTTTTTGGCCAGCGGCACATAGATAGTTGACAGAATCCCCCGGTTCATGGGCACCAGGTGAGGAACAAACAGTATCCGGCAAGGACTCGCAACCGCCCGACTGACCTGTTCCTTGATTTCCGGCTGGTGACGGTGGGCCCCAACTTTATAGGCTTTGAATGACTCATTCACTTCACCATAGATGGTCGCGGCAGAAGCTGTCCGCCCGGCACCACTGGCCCCGGATTTGGCATCAATAATCACTGCTTGTTTCACCTCCACCAGCCCCTGACGGAAAAGCGGAGTCAAAGCCAGGATAGCCCCGGTGGGATAGCAACCGGGATTCCCGACAATCATGGCTTGGCGAATATCCTCACGATACAGCTCGGGCAGCCCATAAACCGCCTTTGTCAACAAATCTTTACGACTGTGTTCCTGGTACCATGACTCATAAAGAGCGGCATCACTAAACCGGTAATCAGCACTGAGATCAATCACCTTTTTCCCGGCTTCATGAAAGTCGGCAACCACTTCAATCGCCGTTTTATGGGGCAAGGCGGTAAACACCAGATCAACCTGCTCCACCATTGCCGCCAGATCATAGGGGGAAAAGGAAAGTTCACATATGGCCCTTAATGACGGAAACACCTCATCAACCTTCTGGTCGGCATATTGCCGGGAAGTCACCACTGTCAATGCAATTTCAGGATGACGGGAGAGGATTCTGATCAGTTCAACTCCCGTATAGCCACTTCCACCAACAATTCCCACACGAATCATTTTCACACCCTCTAATATATTGATGCTAATAATACCCAAGGCATCCTAAAAAAAAGGAGGCCCCTATGGACCTCCTTAACATCATTGTGATAAAACCGCAATACACGCTGGAAGGCACCGGATACGCCAGTGATTCCCAGGCAAACTATTACCGCTTGGAAAACTGGAAACGAGCCCGGGCACCACGCTGTCCGTATTTTTTCCGTTCCTTGATCCGGGAGTCACGGGTGATAAACCCGGCTTTTTTCAAAACCGGGCGAAACTCAGGATTATATTCCAATAAGGCCTTGCTGATGCCATGTTTTACCGCCCCGGCCTGGCCGGTAACCCCACCACCGGCGACAGTGACCATAACATCAAACTTATTGTCCATCTCCGTCAACTGCATTGGCTGATGTACCAATTTACGGGCCATCTCCACTGAAAAATATTCATCCATCGGTTTTCTATTCACCGAAATCAACCCTGAACCTTCTTTTAACCAGACACGGGCAATGGCTGACTTCCTCTTTCCAGTTGCGTAATATCGTTTCGTTCCCATATTTTCATTAACCTATGCTAAATTTCCTTAAAATAAATCATCCTGCAAAGACCAGACACTGTCCGCCACTACCCCTAAGCTCTGCTGACGGGCTGCTGGGACGCGTGGGGATGATCATTACCCGCATATACCTTAAGTTTTTTAAATACTTTCCGTCCCAGACGGTTTTTAGGCAACATGCCCTTAACCGCCAGACGAATCAGCTCTTCCGGCTTCTTCTCATGCAGTTTTTCAGCCGAAATCGACTTAATTCCTCCGGGATAACCGGTATGGTGGTGGTACATCTTGCCAGCCCACTTGTTGCCGGTCAATTTGATGTTTCGGGCATTAACTACCACGACAAAATCACCGGTATCCACATGAGGGGTATAAATCGGCTTATTTTTGCCCCGCAGGATATCCGCGATCTCCGTCGCCAGGCGACCAAGAACCTTACCATCAGCATCAATCAGATGCCAGGCACGTTCCATATCTTCATTTTTTGCCATAAAGGTCTTCATTCAGCTTCTCCACTTAAGACACAATCCACCGTCGCCCTGCCATTATTGCCAGTCGGCAACGCCAAAGAGGAACGATTTTTAATATAATCATTTTCTTTTGTCAAGTTTTTTCTCGACTTTTTGCTTGGAGATATCAAAGATTTACCAGTCAGATGAGGTAAATATTCGGCTACTTTCCAAAAAAGCAGTAATACTTGTTTTTTGTCTCGCGCCCGTTCGCTGCGCTCACTCAAGACGCCAAGAACGCCAAGAAAAACGACTGACGATATGGCACGTTGAACTCTTCGCGGTCTTTGCGGCTTGGCGCGAGAATTAAAAAAAGTTGACTGATATTAGGTCCAAGAATTTGCCAATTTATAAACAAAGTCAAATACTTACTAAGATGGAGAATTTTGCTTGCGGCAACCTCACCTCTGACGATATCCGACTCAACTGATAGCAGCCAGCGGAAAGCAGCCCCGGAGGCGGGAAAAAACCGCCAGTATTTCATCCATTCTTGTCCAGCTGAGATCACGGGTTATGGTTATCCGTAAACGGGAGCTGCCCGGTTCCACGGTAGGTGGACGAATGCCCTGGATAAAAATACCCGCTTCCATGAATTTTTCACTGAGCCGCATGGTCTGTGTGGCATCGCCAACAATAACCGGAATAATCGGGGTCGGATCGTCGGACACCTCAAAGCCCATCTTTTGCAATGCCTGGCGGAAATACCCTGCCTTTTCCTGCAATGCTGCCGCAAGTCCGGGATCCTCCCGCAGTAATTGCACCGCCGCCAGGGAAGCTCCGAGAACCGCCGGCGGCAGAGCGGTGGTATAGATGAAACTGCGACTCTTGTTAATCAGATAATCCAGATATTCCCGACGACCGGCCACAAAAGCGCCACAACTGCCCATAGCTTTTCCCAAGGTACCCATGAGCAGATCAATGCTATCGGGCGGCAGCTGAAAATGTGAGGCGGAACCACGTCCACCCAGGCCCAGGACCCCGGTAGCATGGGCGTCATCAACCAACAGCAGGGCATCATGTTTTTTTGCCAACCGGGCAATATCCGGTAGCGGTGCCAGATCACCATCCATGCTGAAAACACTGTCGGTGACAATCAGGCGACGCCTGAACGACGCATCATGCCGCGATAATAATTCTTCCAGGTGCCCGGCATCGCTATGCCGATAAATCTTCACCTCGGCCCGGCTCAAGCGGCAGCCATCGACAATGCTGGCATGGTTCAGGGCATCACTGAAAATCACATCCCCCTCATCCACCACGGTGGAAAGCACACCCAGATTGGCCATATAACCGCAATTGTAAACCAGGGCCCCTTCCGTTCCCTTAAAAACGGCAAGTTCTTCCTCCAGTTGACGGTGCAGACTCATGGTCCCGGAAATCAACCGGGAGGCCCCGGATGAACAACCATATTTCCGGGTCATTTCAACCACCATTTCACTCAGTCGCGGATGATCAGCCAGGCCCAGATAATTATTGGAACAGAGAATCGTCACCTGTCTGCCGACAGGCAGGTCGGCATGACCGGCCAGGGTGGTTTCACTCCGCTGGGGGCCGGTCACCG comes from the Pseudomonadota bacterium genome and includes:
- the ilvB gene encoding biosynthetic-type acetolactate synthase large subunit — its product is MKKTGAQIVLQSLQIEGVKAVFGYPGGAVINLYDELPNYELKHYLVRHEQAAVHAADGYARATGEVGVALVTSGPGATNTVTGLATAYMDSIPVVVFTGQVPTALIGNDAFQEADIVGITRPCTKHNYLVKDVRELPRIIKEAFHIARSGRPGPVLIDLPKDVLVDTTIFEYPESVSLRGYSPTYEGHPGQLRKAVRALLKAKRPVFYVGGGAILSNAAGVITELAVRLQIPVTTTLMGLGAFPETHALSLGMLGMHGTYRANMAVTESDVLVAIGARFDDRVTGRIDEFAPDAKIIHIDIDPTSISKNVKVHIPIVGDVHDVMNKMMVAVNEMSEEAHEFAASHDEWLARIAKWKEMHKLDYIQEEVIKPQYVVEKICELTRGQQPIISTEVGQNQMWAAQFYEYTKPRTWLSSGGLGTMGYGFPAALGAQVAFPDRLVIDIAGDGSIQMNIQELATAVQYRLPVKIIILNNGYLGMVRQWQELFFQKHYSATEMSAVPDFVKLAEAYGAVGLRATRPQEVESTLKKAFSINKPVLVDFVVAGEENVYPMVPAGQPISKMLLV
- the bioF gene encoding 8-amino-7-oxononanoate synthase; the encoded protein is MADAKSALLQIREELAFLDSSGMRRELKTVTGPQRSETTLAGHADLPVGRQVTILCSNNYLGLADHPRLSEMVVEMTRKYGCSSGASRLISGTMSLHRQLEEELAVFKGTEGALVYNCGYMANLGVLSTVVDEGDVIFSDALNHASIVDGCRLSRAEVKIYRHSDAGHLEELLSRHDASFRRRLIVTDSVFSMDGDLAPLPDIARLAKKHDALLLVDDAHATGVLGLGGRGSASHFQLPPDSIDLLMGTLGKAMGSCGAFVAGRREYLDYLINKSRSFIYTTALPPAVLGASLAAVQLLREDPGLAAALQEKAGYFRQALQKMGFEVSDDPTPIIPVIVGDATQTMRLSEKFMEAGIFIQGIRPPTVEPGSSRLRITITRDLSWTRMDEILAVFSRLRGCFPLAAIS
- the rplM gene encoding 50S ribosomal protein L13, which gives rise to MKTFMAKNEDMERAWHLIDADGKVLGRLATEIADILRGKNKPIYTPHVDTGDFVVVVNARNIKLTGNKWAGKMYHHHTGYPGGIKSISAEKLHEKKPEELIRLAVKGMLPKNRLGRKVFKKLKVYAGNDHPHASQQPVSRA
- the rpsI gene encoding 30S ribosomal protein S9: MGTKRYYATGKRKSAIARVWLKEGSGLISVNRKPMDEYFSVEMARKLVHQPMQLTEMDNKFDVMVTVAGGGVTGQAGAVKHGISKALLEYNPEFRPVLKKAGFITRDSRIKERKKYGQRGARARFQFSKR
- the argC gene encoding N-acetyl-gamma-glutamyl-phosphate reductase, with the protein product MIRVGIVGGSGYTGVELIRILSRHPEIALTVVTSRQYADQKVDEVFPSLRAICELSFSPYDLAAMVEQVDLVFTALPHKTAIEVVADFHEAGKKVIDLSADYRFSDAALYESWYQEHSRKDLLTKAVYGLPELYREDIRQAMIVGNPGCYPTGAILALTPLFRQGLVEVKQAVIIDAKSGASGAGRTASAATIYGEVNESFKAYKVGAHRHQPEIKEQVSRAVASPCRILFVPHLVPMNRGILSTIYVPLAKKCQADELISLYESCYGHEPFVRLLPTGILPTVAAVRGSNFCDLGLVLKPEEGLLIVVTVIDNLVKGAAGQAVQNMNLMLGFSEATALEMVPLAP